A DNA window from Setaria viridis chromosome 2, Setaria_viridis_v4.0, whole genome shotgun sequence contains the following coding sequences:
- the LOC117844581 gene encoding outer envelope pore protein 16-3, chloroplastic/mitochondrial, producing MEDSNLRGLVGEEIVMETGKAAGIGLAAGSVWGALFSMLHDGPQVGSNIKYPQLIRTGKVCGHYAANFAVIGATYVGVEQALEKYRMKKDIFNGVAAGFATGAAMGFRVGSSRTAVLSGSALALTSVLLDVTGMRTTNEEKKGHH from the exons ATGGAGGATTCCAACTTGAGAGGTTTGGTGGGTGAGGAAATTGTCATGGAGACAGGCAAGGCTGCAGGCATTGGTTTAGCTGCTGGCAGTGTGTGGGGTGCACTATTTTCTATGCTGCACGATGGGCCTCAGGTTGGCAGTAACATCAAGTATCCTCAGCTGATCAGAACTGGCAAGGTGTGTGGGCATTATGCAGCTAACTTTGCAGTTATTGGAGCTACATATGTTGGTGTCGAGCAGGCTCTTGAAAAGTACAGGATGAAGAAGGACATTTTCAATGGTGTTGCTGCTGGTTTTGCTACTGGTGCTGCTATGGGTTTCAGAG TTGGGAGCTCCCGGACAGCTGTCTTGTCAGGGTCTGCGCTCGCTTTGACTTCTGTACTGCTGGATGTCACTGGAATGAGAACTACTAATGAAGAGAAAAAAGGCCACCACTAG
- the LOC117844580 gene encoding rhodanese-like domain-containing protein 9, chloroplastic, with amino-acid sequence MAVVGLSTAFSPLRGSWIAVRIRPGCKPTGVSLSPSRRRSSCAAAVSVRAEVSFVDADEAKRLVAEEGYTVLDIRDRTQRERAYINSSTHVPLFIENQDNDIGTIVKRQLHNNFAGLFFGLPFTKLNPDFAKTVKDKFKPESKLLVVCQEGLRSAAAADALEREGFQNIACITSGLQTVKPGTFESVGKTELQNAGKAGLVTVQGKISVVLGTVLISAYLFITFFPDQAEKLFDLVGISL; translated from the exons ATGGCAGTTGTTGGCCTATCCACTGCTTTCTCTCCTCTCAG AGGTTCTTGGATAGCCGTGAGGATCAGGCCGGGCTGCAAGCCCACAGGAGTCAGCCTGTCCCCAAGTAGGAGGAGaagctcctgcgccgccgccgtctccgtccGCGCCGAGGTGAGCTTcgtggacgccgacgaggcgaaGAGGCTCGTCGCCGAGGAGGGCTACACGGTGCTGGACATCAGGGACAGGACGCAGCGCGAGAGGGCCTACATCAACTCCTCCACCCACGTGCCCCTCTTCATCGAGAACCAAGACAACGACATTG ggACGATCGTGAAGCGCCAGTTGCACAACAACTTCGCCGGGCTATTCTTCGGACTGCCCTTCACCAAGCTCAACCCGGACTTCGCCAAGACGGTGAAGGACAAGTTCAAGCCGGAGAGCAAGCTGCTGGTTGTATGCCAGGAAGGGCTCAG gtcagcagcagctgcagatgCACTGGAGAGAGAAGGCTTCCAAAATATTGCATGTATCACATCAGGTCTTCAGACAGTGAAGCCAG GAACGTTTGAATCTGTCGGGAAAACTGAGCTGCAGAATGCAGGAAAAGCCGGCCTCGTAACTGTACAAGGAAAGATTTCAGTAGTTCTCGGGACTGTACTTATCA GTGCCTACCTGTTTATAACATTTTTCCCGGACCAAGCTGAGAAGCTCTTTGACTTGGTTGGCATCAGTTTGTAA